The following DNA comes from Anaerostipes rhamnosivorans.
TTCAGTGGTATCATACCCTGCTGCCTCTAAATATTCTTTGTTAGCTTCGATGTCAATTTCCACTGCGGCCGCAGATAAAACACTCTGTTTTACCAAATCATCCAAATAATTTTGAATTGCCGATACTAAAAGACACTTATTGTCGTATGTATTCGGAACTTTCCCGATCCAGTTATTACGGACCGTGCGCGTAATATCTGCCCGTATGGTGTCCATAATGTCGACAATCTTAATCTTCTTTTGCTGTTCCCCCTTTTCTGAAGTTATTGTTTTTAATGAGTTTACACCCCTTGCGATCCGGATATCTTCTCCATCGTAGAAAAGAATCAGCTTTCCTTCGTTGATTGCATTGTCCATTTCGGCTTTCTTCATTCTTGTACAATCCTGTACTTCCGGAAGGACAAAATAAGTTGCAGACATTGTGATCGGTGTTCCTGCAAGAAGTCCAGCGATACGCGGACAAAACTGATCTGCGGTATAATCTTTACCATCAACTGTCGTATTCTCTGTTGCGTAATTTATAACGGCTTCATGATCAGCTTCATAATTCATAACTGCCTTTACGTTCTTCCCCTGCGCTCTTTGCTCTTTTACCCAATCTACAACTTTTTGTGAAACCCCTTCTGCCGTTCCGTTAAGTGCAAGGTAATCAATTTGCTCGCTTTCCAGCGTTTCAAGCGCGGTATCTATCTCGGTAAATCCTTCTCCCGCAAAAACAATAACTGTCCGTTTTGGCTTCTGTTCTCCCCCAATCAAAGACATTTCAACTGCATTTTTATCTACTCCCGATGGAGCCTTGTCCCCCGGAGCAAGTTTTAGAATTTTTTCTTTATTTGTTGCTGCTAGGATTAACCCAACGGTTTTAGAACCGGCTCTATCTGTTACACTTTTGGCCAGTTCTGAAAATCTGATGCTAATTTGTGGCATTCCCATGTGTTATTTCCTCCTTTACTCTTACACCTTTGATTTTCGGTTCTGTTGCGATTTGACGAATATCCTCGTAAAATTCAAGATTGAATGTAAATTGCATGATGTTCTGTGCTTTCCCGGTGTATCCCAGTTCAGTATCCATGACTCTTAACTTCTCTTCACAAACTTCAATATAGTCTCCAATCCCCTCTCTAATCTTTTCGGCTATTTCAAGCTGTTGAGATTCATCCTTGTCTTTTTGGAAGAACGTTGTCTCAATCATGCATTGTGATTTTACAATGCTGATTGTTGCTCTTTCTCTGAAAATAAGCGGAATAATACGTACAAAAAAAGAAGGGGTTTTATATCCTTCTTCTACTTCTATCGAATATATTTTTTTAATTTCTGGACATTGCTTTTTCAGAATCTTGATATAGGCATTCTTTATGCTTTTTAATTCTATCACTTATTTGCCTCCTCACATATCCTGTTTAACATCCGTTTCGCCCGCTCTGCATGTTTTTCATGCCACTTTGCAATAACCGGCTCTTTGATCCGTTTCCCATGAACAAACCCGACCGTCTGACCTCCATTTTTGAGTTTCTTCCCTTTTCTGCTGACCGGAGTGACCATCTCGTGTCCATTGTTAATCAAATGAAAATGAGGATTCTTTTTTCCTCCCTCTG
Coding sequences within:
- a CDS encoding phage tail sheath subtilisin-like domain-containing protein, encoding MGMPQISIRFSELAKSVTDRAGSKTVGLILAATNKEKILKLAPGDKAPSGVDKNAVEMSLIGGEQKPKRTVIVFAGEGFTEIDTALETLESEQIDYLALNGTAEGVSQKVVDWVKEQRAQGKNVKAVMNYEADHEAVINYATENTTVDGKDYTADQFCPRIAGLLAGTPITMSATYFVLPEVQDCTRMKKAEMDNAINEGKLILFYDGEDIRIARGVNSLKTITSEKGEQQKKIKIVDIMDTIRADITRTVRNNWIGKVPNTYDNKCLLVSAIQNYLDDLVKQSVLSAAAVEIDIEANKEYLEAAGYDTTEMSSEELKKANTGDSVFLKASIGIVDAIEDIIMEITI
- a CDS encoding phage tail terminator family protein, producing MIELKSIKNAYIKILKKQCPEIKKIYSIEVEEGYKTPSFFVRIIPLIFRERATISIVKSQCMIETTFFQKDKDESQQLEIAEKIREGIGDYIEVCEEKLRVMDTELGYTGKAQNIMQFTFNLEFYEDIRQIATEPKIKGVRVKEEITHGNATN